One Aegilops tauschii subsp. strangulata cultivar AL8/78 chromosome 7, Aet v6.0, whole genome shotgun sequence genomic window carries:
- the LOC109749932 gene encoding RING-H2 finger protein ATL8, whose protein sequence is MRAPANLLHRAALANSGPGEPSSSPASMKAPEQQQTAPPMAVNSDMVLILASLLCALVCVLGLALISRCTCRRRRSASSFDHAPPPPKGLKKKVIHALPTVSFVANGPSPTPATCSSLECAICLAEYTEGEALRVLPRCGHRFHVACVDAWLRTCATCPSCRAPIVATPVQPLVTTTVVVVVAANNRCERCGELAAPTGGDDDTFLP, encoded by the coding sequence ATGCGCGCTCCGGCGAACCTCCTGCACCGCGCGGCCCTCGCGAACAGTGGCCCGGGCgagccgtcgtcgtcgccggcgagtATGAAGGCCCCTGAGCAGCAGCAGACGGCGCCTCCGATGGCGGTCAACTCGGACATGGTGCTCATCCTAGCGTCGTTGCTATGTGCGCTCGTCTGCGTCCTCGGCCTCGCCCTCATCTCCCGGTGCACGTGCCGACGCCGCCGCTCGGCCTCATCATTCGatcacgctcctcctccaccgAAGGGCCTCAAGAAGAAAGTCATCCACGCGCTCCCAACCGTCTCCTTCGTCGCCAACGGGCCTTCTCCGACGCCGGCGACATGCTCGTCGTTAGAGTGTGCGATCTGCCTGGCGGAGTACACGGAGGGGGAGGCCCTGCGCGTGCTCCCACGGTGCGGCCACCGCTTCCATGTCGCATGCGTCGACGCCTGGCTCCGGACCTGTGCCACATGCCCCTCGTGCCGTGCTCCCATCGTTGCAACGCCCGTGCAGCCGCTGGTGACGACCacggtggtggtcgtggtggcggCAAACAATAGGTGCGAGAGGTGCGGCGAGCTGGCGGCGCCGACCGGTGGTGACGATGACACGTTTTTACCTTAG
- the LOC109749926 gene encoding probable E3 ubiquitin-protein ligase ATL44 yields MRAPVSLLHRAVLANTGPGEPSLPPATMKAPDQQQTAPAMAVNSDMVVILASLLCALVCVLGLALVSRCTCRRRRSASSSDHAPPPPKGLKKKAIDALPTVSFATTASPAPATCSSSECAICLAEFAEGDGLRVLPLCSHRFHVACVDAWLRTCATCPSCRAPIVATPAQRPVTTTVVVVMAANNRCERCGDLAAPTGGGADTFLT; encoded by the coding sequence ATGCGTGCTCCGGTGAGCCTCCTGCACCGCGCCGTCCTCGCCAACACTGGCCCGGGCGAGCCGTCGTTGCCGCCAGCGACTATGAAGGCCCCTGACCAGCAGCAGACGGCGCCTGCCATGGCGGTGAACTCGGACATGGTGGTCATCTTGGCGTCGTTGCTATGTGCGCTCGTCTGCGTCCTTGGTCTCGCCCTCGTCTCCCGATGCACGTGCCGACGGCGCCGCTCGGCCTCATCCTCCGATCACGCCCCTCCTCCCCCAAAGGGCCTCAAGAAGAAGGCCATCGACGCGCTCCCCACCGTCTCCTTCGCCACTACAGCTTCGCCGGCTCCGGCGACGTGCTCGTCCTCTGAGTGCGCCATATGCCTGGCGGAATTCGCGGAAGGGGATGGCCTGCGTGTGCTCCCGCTGTGCAGCCATCGCTTCCACGTTGCCTGCGTTGACGCCTGGCTCCGGACGTGCGCCACATGCCCCTCGTGTCGTGCCCCCATCGTTGCTACGCCCGCGCAGCGGCCGGTGACAACCACGGTGGTGGTCGTGATGGCGGCAAACAATAGGTGCGAGAGGTGCGGCGATCTGGCGGCGCCGACCGGTGGTGGCGCTGACACGTTTTTAACTTAG
- the LOC109749911 gene encoding probable E3 ubiquitin-protein ligase ATL44: MRAQASILHRVALATTGPGETSSSPVSMVAPEQQQQTAPVITVNSDMVIILASLLSALVLALGIALVTHCACRRRRSANSPPPPKGLKKKDIDALPIVCFAAVAPPQSSSSSSECAICMAEFMEGEGLRVLPRCGHGFHVACVDAWLRTCATCPSCRAPIVATPATPTVVVVVAANNRCERCGEVAAPNRGVEDMSLPPFS, translated from the coding sequence ATGCGCGCTCAGGCGAGCATCCTGCACCGTGTCGCCCTCGCCACCACCGGGCCAGGCGAGACGTCGTCGTCTCCGGTGAGCATGGTGGccccggagcagcagcagcagacaGCGCCTGTCATAACAGTGAACTCGGACATGGTGATAATCCTGGCCTCCCTGCTGTCCGCGCTCGTCCTCGCCCTCGGCATCGCCCTCGTCACCCACTGCGCATGCAGACGCCGGCGCTCCGCCAACTCTCCTCCGCCCCCCAAGGGCCTCAAGAAGAAGGACATCGATGCGCTCCCTATCGTATGTTTCGCTGCCGTGGCTCCACCGCAgtcatcgtcgtcgtcctcagAGTGCGCGATCTGCATGGCCGAGTTCATGGAGGGGGAGGGACTGCGCGTGCTCCCGCGGTGCGGCCACGGCTTCCATGTCGCATGCGTCGACGCCTGGCTACGGACCTGCGCCACATGCCCCTCCTGCCGCGCCCCCATCGTTGCCACGCCCGCGACTCCCACTGTGGTGGTCGTAGTGGCGGCGAACAACAGGTGCGAGAGGTGCGGCGAGGTGGCAGCGCCTAACCGTGGCGTCGAGGACATGTCCTTACCCCCATTTTCTTAA